A genome region from Leptonema illini DSM 21528 includes the following:
- a CDS encoding PilZ domain-containing protein yields MERRIKGRIRGQGMADFVVFLDNEEPLEGRLVDISETGLQFQWMTADRSDSTEEPLSDSLIGAVLPGMLNGPVLDDALRFDGRILWIRDDGAASFAGIEFIKQIDLPPALLALSMSGD; encoded by the coding sequence ATGGAACGCCGGATAAAAGGAAGGATCCGTGGGCAGGGTATGGCCGACTTCGTGGTCTTTCTCGACAATGAAGAACCCCTTGAAGGCCGTCTTGTCGATATCTCTGAAACCGGTCTACAGTTCCAGTGGATGACGGCCGATCGTTCGGACTCTACAGAAGAGCCTCTGTCTGATTCTCTGATTGGCGCCGTGTTACCCGGTATGCTGAACGGACCGGTGCTCGATGATGCTCTTCGTTTTGACGGTCGTATCCTCTGGATTCGCGATGATGGAGCTGCAAGCTTTGCAGGCATCGAATTCATCAAACAGATCGATCTTCCGCCGGCATTGCTCGCTCTTTCCATGAGCGGGGATTGA